The following are encoded together in the Flavobacteriales bacterium genome:
- a CDS encoding glycosyltransferase family 2 protein → MMEQKQPPLLAIVIPTFNRKKELSLLLSQLKDQDESGCSYVAVVVIDGSTDGTVEMLQQDFPDVKTVLGSGQWWFTKSLNEGCKYAIEELGADLILTMNDDVQLPSQYLSELMKGYRESGGEAIIGSASYSVSTPRMITFGGFKGENRIRLKYYKYVPSFTFMEPGELKGLVTSVTLPTRGTLVPSGVMKRLNYLDDKVFPQYNSDYDFVLRAGRAGVKVYLSYDAYVFENMQLTSGGNPRLVKSFGAYLRNIFFNRYSSNYFFNQLHMSWRFGYKILFPYYFLVAVAVIPYIYMKYKFSSLNKAVEGKN, encoded by the coding sequence ATGATGGAACAGAAGCAACCACCCTTATTGGCCATTGTCATCCCCACCTTCAACAGGAAGAAGGAGCTTTCATTGTTGCTTTCCCAACTGAAGGATCAGGATGAAAGTGGGTGCTCATATGTGGCTGTAGTGGTTATAGACGGCTCCACCGATGGCACCGTGGAGATGTTACAGCAGGATTTTCCGGATGTGAAAACGGTATTGGGTAGCGGCCAGTGGTGGTTTACCAAATCATTGAACGAGGGCTGTAAATACGCCATTGAAGAACTGGGCGCGGACCTGATCCTTACCATGAATGACGATGTGCAACTCCCGTCGCAGTATCTGAGCGAGCTGATGAAAGGATACCGCGAATCTGGGGGTGAAGCGATCATTGGTTCCGCATCCTATTCGGTCAGTACCCCGCGAATGATAACCTTCGGCGGATTCAAGGGAGAGAATCGTATCCGGCTGAAATACTATAAATATGTTCCCTCTTTTACCTTCATGGAACCTGGTGAACTAAAAGGTTTGGTTACATCTGTGACTTTGCCAACCCGGGGTACGCTGGTTCCTTCCGGTGTTATGAAGAGATTAAATTATCTGGATGATAAGGTGTTCCCACAGTATAATTCAGACTATGATTTTGTTTTGCGTGCAGGGAGAGCCGGTGTTAAGGTATATTTGAGCTATGATGCCTACGTGTTTGAGAATATGCAGCTCACCAGCGGCGGAAATCCGCGCCTGGTCAAGAGCTTTGGCGCCTACCTTCGGAATATCTTCTTCAACAGGTATTCATCCAACTACTTTTTTAATCAGCTGCATATGTCATGGCGTTTTGGGTATAAAATCCTTTTTCCATACTATTTCCTGGTCGCTGTGGCGGTGATCCCTTACATTTATATGAAGTATAAATTCTCTTCCCTTAACAAAGCCGTGGAGGGTAAGAACTAA